The genomic region aatacagactttggacaaaaacatgcAGAACCCAGACAAAAGCAGAAATACTGCAAAGCATCGATATCTGGTACTTAAAGAAAACTTCATATATGACTGGTGTAGTAAAAAAAggtagatttttaaaaaaattttggaGTGCAGCAGTTTAAACACCTTTTTCAGGAACCGTACTCAATAGGTAAATATGTACAGGGAAAACACAAACCTCCACCTGCACAAAAGCCAAAACATGATTCAGTATCAGTGACTAACTCATAATGTAAACATTATCTCTTTCACACATTTTAGGGCCTAATCCCTGCAGAGCTCTGTTCCTCACATCTAATATGATTTTCATTCTGCACAAACTCACATTGCATCTCTTTTGTGAAACCTgcatgtttcaggtaaatttgTGAAACCTATGTAAATCAGGTGAAAGGCCAGTAATTCATAGAAAAATGTTAGTTTTCACCTAGGGTGAGAAAGTAAGTGGTGGAGTAGAGCTCCACCAGAGAAAGACCACCTGTCGATCAAGAATATTGCTAAACTCACACAGTTCATTTATTCTGCATAAGTGCATGTCAGAAATTGAACAGTATTACAATTaacattacatgtattcgtttagcttACACTTTTCCCCACAGCGACTATATCAATATGAGGCTACATACAATTATCTACCCttctacacagctgggtaactttcacAGGAGTGACATacggcaagtaccttgcttaaaggtactacagcaagagatgaAACTTGATCCTctgacctctgagtccaaagctGTAACCACTCTTGCTACCCGCTGCCCCTCATTCAAGACCTTCCCAAGATACTGCATTTCAGGTTGACCCCCCACTAACTCAACATGTAGTGGTTCTCCATGCCTGCAATAAAGTATTCTGTGTTCTAAGAATATGAGGCAGGTTATAAGCTTTCACCCCTGCAGGCCAGAACGTTTGTCCTGCTGTGCAAGGGTGTGCTCAACACACCAGGCTCTCCACTCAGCTTGCTGAAGCGTGAAGGCCCCCAGGCCCCAGAAGCATGGAGATGCTGTTATTCCTGTCTAACTGTCCCTGGCTGACAGGACAGAGGTTTGCCTACTTGCCGACCTTCTCCTGCACCTGATACATGTCCCGTTGTACTGACTCCAGGCATGGCTGCAGACTGGTGTAAAACAGTCTCTGCCACAAACATTTGCCCTGCTCCGTTGTTGCAGTTCGTTGGGTGACCTGGACAGACCAACAGTTCAGGGACACACTTAGAACTCAGCTGTTTGAATGGGGCCTTAATCAGGattttatacctttttttaTACTTATACGTATACTGATTTTAGTAACCTGGTGGTTTGCTGCTCAGTTTCCCAATGTGAATAGTGTTGCTTTCAAAAcagttctgttttctgtgtgaATAGTGTTGCCTTTTTTACAGAGTTATCCAACAAACAACAGCAGTCCCTGCTAGTGTTGGACTGTATGTGGGCTGCGTGAGCTGCTTTCACAACCCCAGGTGCGTACTGTATCCCTGGATTCCAGCCCAGGGTACCAAGCAGGGTCTCTATTGATTTTATAAGCTGTGCATTACACTCTGCAGCTGATAAAAGTGAAATCTCtagaaagacagacagatacATCTGGTGAATGTTTGCTGAGCAGTTGAGCTAAATAATCAATATACTGTAGTGCCTCTGAATATACTGTGCTTTGAAAACCCATGTCTTTCCCACCAGCAGGTATTGCACTCAAGAGATTGACTGTATATTGCTCAGGTGAATTGTGGGattactgaaaaaaagagaGTGAATTGCCACAGGACCCAAAAATCACCCACAGATGAGAGAATTAGCGGAAATGCCCCGTTTGAACACTGACATTTGATGAGGCTTCAGCCTAGTAGATCTTGACAAGAGGTTGGATGTTTTGAGAAGCAGCTTAATGTGCATAGAAACACTCACGCTGGAAACACTCAAGCCAAGCAGATGTTAAAAATCTCTTTTTCCTACAGGAGGCAGCAGAAtagagcacttttttttttttttttttgtacggCAGCATAAATTCCTTTAAAGAGGCTTAGTTTTGATATTATTTCTCTTTGTCTGATGCAAGGAAATCTGAAGCTGGAAATGTACATAAACTACCAATGAGAAGCAGTGAAATGCAGAtccagatttaattttttttttttttttgtattaatatatGAAGCCATAACCAAATTCAATAGTCTTAAGAAGCAATTCATTTAGATTAGagcacagtaaaattacaatgGACCTTTTTCTACAAGAACGTTTTctgaaaatttggaaaaaacaaatagcaaatgaaaataaaatgcttaatttAGAGTGCTTTTTCTAGGTATGGCATAAACTACATTACTAGACTGACCTAAAGATGACATTTGCTTTAAGTGACTAAATTTTTGAAAGACGGTGCTGCTGAAAAGACACCTATTATTACACATTAAAGTATGCACGTTAGCAAGGTTTCAGCTTTCAAACGGAAAGAGTCATGTCCGACATGACTCTGTCCTGTGATGgttttctgtcttttccttCATACTCTTCAAAGCTCTGCTACTTCTTTTGCCTTCTCTGACACGACCGAACACCAGCTCCTGGAGGACTAGCTGGGACAATTGGAAACTAAAATTGAGCTTTAACATGTTTCACACGCTGATCTCTACAGCCCAGACTTCCCCCAGAGGCtataaaacatgtttataaaGATCGAAAGGTGCCTATTTCAGTTCATATTTTATCAGTGATGCCTGCTTCAGCTTGATGGCCGTATCTAATGGCTTCCCTGAAAAGTATCACATTTCTGCAACAGTCACTTTCTGACATGTGGAACTGATAAACACTGCAGTCCATTAACCTTCAGTATCTTCCTGCGTTTTGCCATTAGTTGAAAGTCTCTCAcatctaataaatgtaaacaaaaaggTTCCCATTTTAAAATGGTAGCATGCCACTAATTCCCCAGAGAGCACGTAGCTTTGCAAAACATGACTTGTAACAAGATGCCTGTGGTAATCCAGCTGCACTTTCAGAAATACAACCGATAAAACAACCTCGTGATTCGATGTAATGTATTTTCCCTTTCTACTTCAATGGTACTGTAATTTCCACTCAGCTGCTAGCTTAAAATACAGAAgatgcacaaatgggtaaaaaaaaagatatgtatTGGTATTGGTGATGCATGTGTAACTGCACGTGAGTCATGTCTTCATCAGTTTTCTTTGCCATTAAAGCAGCTTGACAGGAAGCATGTTGTTTTATAATCTACTCTCTTAGCTCCTGATCATAGTAGGTTTAagcttcttctctttctcatCAGCTGCTGGACATAGAGGGTTCAGTGCTGCTTGGACTCAAACAAATTTTCATGCCGAATATCAAAGTGCAACATACCTCTTTGGCATAGTCTGCAATTTGAAACCATTGCATTTCATTAAGGTACAATACAATGTAAATTTACTACATTTTACATCCAAAGGTTTACACATTATATTTACTTAAGAGAGTGCATTTTAGCAGCTGAATGCTAATGATGCCGAATAGCTGTACCAGCCTGTAGAGCTCATTAATCAGTGCCTTTCAACAGAAAAGTCCCCTGGGACAACTGCAGCACACCTCTGGGATGTGGAAAGGTGCCACGGCTCTTTTACATGCTATCGCAGAAGCAGCACAAGATGCTGGGCTTCTCCTGGTTCCAGAGCTGTCTGAATCACCTCTGGATGGTTTGCACATCCCAGTCGAGCTGCTTGGACAGGCCCTCCAGCCTCTTCTCATTTGGGTGCTGGACAGAATTAGCCAAGAGGATATGCTGGGCAGCAGCGACGTTCCCTAAAGACACCTCCTTAGCTACAAGCGAGGTTTTGCTGTGCAAACCAAGAGTGTGAATGGAAATGTGCACATCAGGAGGCTTTTTAAAAGAGGATAATTCCAATAATACCTGTGAAATTACACCAGTTTACAACACTGTGAAGAGTAAAGAAACTTCCGTTCAGCCAGGCGCTATTTCGGCCTGCAGAACCACCAGACTTCAAACCCAAACCAGAGTTCAAATTGTCTTTAAACCTTGAATTGTTCCCctactgaaaagaatgaaaacttTATTCAGACATGCAGAAAATATATTTGCTGGCTATTTACACGGCATTTGAAAATCATTTTTGGCGGAAATTGATAAACTAATAAAAGAGGCTTCAAATTAAAACACACCTGGTTTAGATGGGTATCCTGAGAAACAAGCATCCCCAGGCGGATTATGTTCAACTAGGCGATTTTGTCTGCATATTCAAGAAGAACTGTGAGGAAAACCTGTCCTTAGCTATAAATAAACACTCTGCTTGCAGAGCTACTACATTAAACCAGCAGAGTTGGAAGGGGTCTCAAATTCTTTGTCCACAATTGCCTGGTTCTTGACACAATTAGCCTATAATACGTGATTAGAAAAGCATTATCGTCTGTTCTTTTACTGATCTGAGAATGCAAGCATGAACTCGAAGTTTGTATGAAACAAGATAACCCAAACTTGTTCTGCTCTGAAGCATACCTTTCTAGAAACAATGTCCTATTTGAACAAGGATCAGATGAAAGTATCGGCGCTGGGATTCAGGTTTCAGGATTTATTTGCAACTCTCCCAGTAAATTCTGAGAAAAACGATCTCTCTTTGAGGCTAGAAGTAAACCTGTTGCCTTCGCAGGCAGAAACGCAGATAAAGACAGATACAGAATGAAACCGATAAATTACCAAGATTTATAGTCATAGTTGCCCATTATCCTTGCTTTGATAAACATTTCAGTGGAGTGTGGCATAAGGTGAGAAATCCATGTTTACATCCTTGGTGGTGTATCAACATTAATCTGCATTAATTATAACTGATCACTCCTCCCACACTACCTTGGTGACTGCTGTAAAGACCTTCTCCAGGATAGCATTGGACTGTGCCTTCTGAGGCCTGTTTGCTTGTATCTTTATGGCGGTGCCACATGGTCTAGCAAGAAACCTGTAAGACACAGGATAAGGAGCACTGTATACtatttaaaatcaaatgttCTTACCAAACCTAAGATGTTATTATTGAGACTATCTGGTGGATGTATAGGGAAAAATTCAGGGGTAACGGGGAATGGTTTAAGGGTAAGAAGATCACACAGCATTGTCAAAGGGCTGCACAGTATCTGACCCATTGATATAGCTGGGtgtttactgtgctgtactggaATTCCTTGTATTACTGGAAAGTAAAAGGAATTCCAGATAAGTATCTTGACCAAGACCATTTATTATGGTAATAATAACACGCTGAACCAGTACCTTCCAGATTACAAGACCATGTTCTTAGCTACTATACTACCCTCAGTTTGAAAGATACCCCCTTTctcaaaacagatttttcattgGCTTTGCATTCTGATATAGGAGCTTTTCAGTGCAACTCTACTGTATTTAATGAGACACATACTAAATCTTATAAACTACAGCGGGGGTGTCAGAGTCATTCCACGGGAGGGCAGCATATATGCTGGTTTTTATTC from Scleropages formosus chromosome 12, fSclFor1.1, whole genome shotgun sequence harbors:
- the LOC108927896 gene encoding LOW QUALITY PROTEIN: ceramide synthase 6 (The sequence of the model RefSeq protein was modified relative to this genomic sequence to represent the inferred CDS: substituted 2 bases at 2 genomic stop codons), coding for MVAPGMNQQGGSSSLASSQVQRVQVTQYRGTEQAAVLMWFWNKHFWLPHNVTRADLQSSDEPSFPQAAEHFYVALPLASCIFMLYSAPYPVSYRFLARPCGTAIKIQANRPQKAQSNAILEKVFTAVTKHPNEKRLEGLSKQLDWDVQTIQRXFRQLWNQEKPSILCCFCDSMWRFVFSLYIFTYXVRFLKKINKIKIHC